The nucleotide window TGAATCACAGGCCATCGCCCGGCTGATCGCCGATCGTCAGAACCCGCGACCGGGGGCCAAGGCCGACGGACTGGTCTGGCCGACGCCGGGGTACACAGAGGTGACGTCGGTCTTCGGCCCGAGGCGGCATCCCATCCTCGGGGTGTCTGTGGACCACGAGGGCGCGGACATTGCCGCCCCGGCCCGGGCCGCCGTCGCCGCCTGCGGCGCGGGCAGAGTCATCGCGGTCACTCGTCTCGAGGCATACGGACTGATCATCGTGGTCGACCATGGGGCCGGGTTGGCCACCGTCTATGCCCATCTCTCGGCCGCCTCAGTCAAAGAGGGGGACGCGGTGGAGCGTGGTGACCGCATCGGACTGGTCGGCTCCTCCGGGCAGGTTACCGGCCCTCACCTGCACCTCGAAGTACGCCGTGACGGCGAGCCAGTTGATCCAATGACGTATGTGCGACCCGCCAA belongs to Bacillota bacterium and includes:
- a CDS encoding M23 family metallopeptidase, translated to MVRVRRKRFVFTLLMVAIIAAGPGRMFFHPGAGTGWAGIVGRGPLFSSLAAEAGPEEIERESQAIARLIADRQNPRPGAKADGLVWPTPGYTEVTSVFGPRRHPILGVSVDHEGADIAAPARAAVAACGAGRVIAVTRLEAYGLIIVVDHGAGLATVYAHLSAASVKEGDAVERGDRIGLVGSSGQVTGPHLHLEVRRDGEPVDPMTYVRPAKE